The following proteins are co-located in the Sebastes umbrosus isolate fSebUmb1 chromosome 24, fSebUmb1.pri, whole genome shotgun sequence genome:
- the LOC119483529 gene encoding uncharacterized protein LOC119483529 isoform X1, translating into MMKLVLLFLTLSGLQAAPIVVPRGLQKTSSTYQLPDGFRQGTEHSDIREPVPGGFRQGTEPSRRFIVDLNTGEVQEHISEMERRHWLTNEVPEDVPVQKNGGGWVRVEEPSVPQLPEGFRQGTEPIRSIPAGFRQGTEPIRSIPDGFRQGTEPISSIPDGFRQGTKPMGSIPAGFRQGTEPMRSIPDGFRQGTEPMGSIPAGFRQGTEPVHKVPEGFRQGTEASFHIADGFRQGTEPMGSIPAGFRQGTEPIRSIPAGFRQGIEPIRSIPAGFRQGTEPMRSIPAGFRQGTEPMRSIPEGFRQGTEPVGSIPAGFRQGTKPILTIPEGFRQGTERSTSGLQTKTVACKGEVINGNCYEFNPTLLAFQDAQALCRALAPNAELASVTTGDLHSRLVSLVTKGGKSNPVLTWLGGTVKNQQASWLDGSEWSYSDWMPGHPNIHTDKPVCVEMFKMDESWWTAADCELTRASICSYQITA; encoded by the exons GCCTCCAAGCTGCCCCAATTGTAGTCCCCAGAGGTTTGCAGAAGACATCTTCAACCTACCAGCTCCCCGATGGCTTTCGACAGGGCACTGAACACTCTGACATCCGTGAACCGGTTCCTGGCGGCTTCCGACAGGGTACCGAGCCCTCCAGGAGATTCATTGTTGACCTCAACACCGGCGAGGTGCAGGAACACATCagtgagatggagagaagacACTGGCTGACAAATGAGG TCCCTGAAGATGTTCCAGTCCAGAAGAATGGTGGTGGTTGGGTCCGAGTGGAGGAACCCTCTGTTCCCCAGCTCCCAGAAGGTTTCAGACAGGGAACAGAACCCATTAGGTCTATCCCAGCTGGTTTCAGACAGGGAACCGAGCCCATTAGGTCTATCCCAGATGGTTTCAGACAGGGAACCGAACCCATTAGTTCTATCCCAGATGGTTTCAGACAGGGAACCAAACCCATGGGGTCTATCCCAGCTGGTTTCAGACAGGGAACCGAACCCATGAGGTCCATCCCAGATGGTTTCAGACAGGGAACCGAACCCATGGGGTCTATCCCAGCTGGTTTCAGACAAGGGACTGAACCTGTTCATAAGGTCCCAGAGGGTTTTAGGCAGGGAACAGAAGCATCTTTTCACATCGCAGACGGCTTTAGGCAGGGAACCGAGCCCATGGGGTCTATCCCAGCTGGTTTCAGGCAGGGAACAGAACCCATCAGGTCTATCCCAGCTGGTTTCAGGCAGGGAATCGAACCCATCAGGTCTATCCCAGCTGGTTTCAGACAGGGAACCGAACCCATGAGGTCTATCCCAGCTGGTTTCAGACAGGGAACCGAACCCATGAGGTCTATCCCAGAGGGTTTCAGACAGGGAACCGAACCCGTGGGGTCTATTCCAGCTGGTTTCAGACAGGGAACCAAGCCCATTCTTACAATCCCAGAGGGCTTTAGACAGGGAACTGAACGCTCCACCTCTGGGCTCCAGACCAAGACGGTGGCATGTAAGGGGGAGGTCATCAACGGAAACTGCTATGAGTTCAACCCCACGTTGCTGGCCTTCCAAGATGCACAG GCCTTATGCAGAGCTCTCGCCCCAAATGCTGAGCTTGCATCTGTAACCACTGGCGATCTGCATTCCCGTCTGGTCTCCCTGGTAACCAAGGGAGGCAAAAGCAACCCCGTGTTGACCTGGCTTGGAGGCACGGTCAAG AACCAGCAGGCGTCCTGGCTGGACGGGTCAGAGTGGAGTTATAGCGACTGGATGCCGGGTCACCCCAACATTCACACTGATAAACCCGTCTGTGTGGAGATGTTCAAGATGG ATGAGAGCTGGTGGACGGCCGCCGACTGTGAACTGACGAGAGCGTCCATCTGTTCTTACCAGATCActgcatga
- the LOC119483529 gene encoding uncharacterized protein LOC119483529 isoform X4 — protein sequence MMKLVLLFLTLSGLQAAPIVVPRGLQKTSSTYQLPDGFRQGTEHSDIREPVPGGFRQGTEPSRRFIVDLNTGEVQEHISEMERRHWLTNEVPEDVPVQKNGGGWVRVEEPSVPQLPEGFRQGTEPIRSIPAGFRQGTEPIRSIPDGFRQGTEPISSIPDGFRQGTKPMGSIPAGFRQGTEPMRSIPAGFRQGTEPMRSIPAGFRQGTEPMRSIPEGFRQGTEPVGSIPAGFRQGTKPILTIPEGFRQGTERSTSGLQTKTVACKGEVINGNCYEFNPTLLAFQDAQALCRALAPNAELASVTTGDLHSRLVSLVTKGGKSNPVLTWLGGTVKNQQASWLDGSEWSYSDWMPGHPNIHTDKPVCVEMFKMDESWWTAADCELTRASICSYQITA from the exons GCCTCCAAGCTGCCCCAATTGTAGTCCCCAGAGGTTTGCAGAAGACATCTTCAACCTACCAGCTCCCCGATGGCTTTCGACAGGGCACTGAACACTCTGACATCCGTGAACCGGTTCCTGGCGGCTTCCGACAGGGTACCGAGCCCTCCAGGAGATTCATTGTTGACCTCAACACCGGCGAGGTGCAGGAACACATCagtgagatggagagaagacACTGGCTGACAAATGAGG TCCCTGAAGATGTTCCAGTCCAGAAGAATGGTGGTGGTTGGGTCCGAGTGGAGGAACCCTCTGTTCCCCAGCTCCCAGAAGGTTTCAGACAGGGAACAGAACCCATTAGGTCTATCCCAGCTGGTTTCAGACAGGGAACCGAGCCCATTAGGTCTATCCCAGATGGTTTCAGACAGGGAACCGAACCCATTAGTTCTATCCCAGATGGTTTCAGACAGGGAACCAAACCCATGGGGTCTATCCCAGCTGGTTTCAGACAGGGAACCGAACCCATGAG GTCTATCCCAGCTGGTTTCAGACAGGGAACCGAACCCATGAGGTCTATCCCAGCTGGTTTCAGACAGGGAACCGAACCCATGAGGTCTATCCCAGAGGGTTTCAGACAGGGAACCGAACCCGTGGGGTCTATTCCAGCTGGTTTCAGACAGGGAACCAAGCCCATTCTTACAATCCCAGAGGGCTTTAGACAGGGAACTGAACGCTCCACCTCTGGGCTCCAGACCAAGACGGTGGCATGTAAGGGGGAGGTCATCAACGGAAACTGCTATGAGTTCAACCCCACGTTGCTGGCCTTCCAAGATGCACAG GCCTTATGCAGAGCTCTCGCCCCAAATGCTGAGCTTGCATCTGTAACCACTGGCGATCTGCATTCCCGTCTGGTCTCCCTGGTAACCAAGGGAGGCAAAAGCAACCCCGTGTTGACCTGGCTTGGAGGCACGGTCAAG AACCAGCAGGCGTCCTGGCTGGACGGGTCAGAGTGGAGTTATAGCGACTGGATGCCGGGTCACCCCAACATTCACACTGATAAACCCGTCTGTGTGGAGATGTTCAAGATGG ATGAGAGCTGGTGGACGGCCGCCGACTGTGAACTGACGAGAGCGTCCATCTGTTCTTACCAGATCActgcatga
- the LOC119483529 gene encoding uncharacterized protein LOC119483529 isoform X2 produces the protein MMKLVLLFLTLSGLQAAPIVVPRGLQKTSSTYQLPDGFRQGTEHSDIREPVPGGFRQGTEPSRRFIVDLNTGEVQEHISEMERRHWLTNEVPEDVPVQKNGGGWVRVEEPSVPQLPEGFRQGTEPIRSIPAGFRQGTEPIRSIPDGFRQGTEPISSIPDGFRQGTKPMGSIPAGFRQGTEPMRSIPDGFRQGTEPMGSIPAGFRQGTEPVHKVPEGFRQGTEASFHIADGFRQGTEPMGSIPAGFRQGIEPIRSIPAGFRQGTEPMRSIPAGFRQGTEPMRSIPEGFRQGTEPVGSIPAGFRQGTKPILTIPEGFRQGTERSTSGLQTKTVACKGEVINGNCYEFNPTLLAFQDAQALCRALAPNAELASVTTGDLHSRLVSLVTKGGKSNPVLTWLGGTVKNQQASWLDGSEWSYSDWMPGHPNIHTDKPVCVEMFKMDESWWTAADCELTRASICSYQITA, from the exons GCCTCCAAGCTGCCCCAATTGTAGTCCCCAGAGGTTTGCAGAAGACATCTTCAACCTACCAGCTCCCCGATGGCTTTCGACAGGGCACTGAACACTCTGACATCCGTGAACCGGTTCCTGGCGGCTTCCGACAGGGTACCGAGCCCTCCAGGAGATTCATTGTTGACCTCAACACCGGCGAGGTGCAGGAACACATCagtgagatggagagaagacACTGGCTGACAAATGAGG TCCCTGAAGATGTTCCAGTCCAGAAGAATGGTGGTGGTTGGGTCCGAGTGGAGGAACCCTCTGTTCCCCAGCTCCCAGAAGGTTTCAGACAGGGAACAGAACCCATTAGGTCTATCCCAGCTGGTTTCAGACAGGGAACCGAGCCCATTAGGTCTATCCCAGATGGTTTCAGACAGGGAACCGAACCCATTAGTTCTATCCCAGATGGTTTCAGACAGGGAACCAAACCCATGGGGTCTATCCCAGCTGGTTTCAGACAGGGAACCGAACCCATGAGGTCCATCCCAGATGGTTTCAGACAGGGAACCGAACCCATGGGGTCTATCCCAGCTGGTTTCAGACAAGGGACTGAACCTGTTCATAAGGTCCCAGAGGGTTTTAGGCAGGGAACAGAAGCATCTTTTCACATCGCAGACGGCTTTAGGCAGGGAACCGAGCCCATGGG GTCTATCCCAGCTGGTTTCAGGCAGGGAATCGAACCCATCAGGTCTATCCCAGCTGGTTTCAGACAGGGAACCGAACCCATGAGGTCTATCCCAGCTGGTTTCAGACAGGGAACCGAACCCATGAGGTCTATCCCAGAGGGTTTCAGACAGGGAACCGAACCCGTGGGGTCTATTCCAGCTGGTTTCAGACAGGGAACCAAGCCCATTCTTACAATCCCAGAGGGCTTTAGACAGGGAACTGAACGCTCCACCTCTGGGCTCCAGACCAAGACGGTGGCATGTAAGGGGGAGGTCATCAACGGAAACTGCTATGAGTTCAACCCCACGTTGCTGGCCTTCCAAGATGCACAG GCCTTATGCAGAGCTCTCGCCCCAAATGCTGAGCTTGCATCTGTAACCACTGGCGATCTGCATTCCCGTCTGGTCTCCCTGGTAACCAAGGGAGGCAAAAGCAACCCCGTGTTGACCTGGCTTGGAGGCACGGTCAAG AACCAGCAGGCGTCCTGGCTGGACGGGTCAGAGTGGAGTTATAGCGACTGGATGCCGGGTCACCCCAACATTCACACTGATAAACCCGTCTGTGTGGAGATGTTCAAGATGG ATGAGAGCTGGTGGACGGCCGCCGACTGTGAACTGACGAGAGCGTCCATCTGTTCTTACCAGATCActgcatga
- the LOC119483529 gene encoding uncharacterized protein LOC119483529 isoform X3: MMKLVLLFLTLSGLQAAPIVVPRGLQKTSSTYQLPDGFRQGTEHSDIREPVPGGFRQGTEPSRRFIVDLNTGEVQEHISEMERRHWLTNEVPEDVPVQKNGGGWVRVEEPSVPQLPEGFRQGTEPISSIPDGFRQGTKPMGSIPAGFRQGTEPMRSIPDGFRQGTEPMGSIPAGFRQGTEPVHKVPEGFRQGTEASFHIADGFRQGTEPMGSIPAGFRQGTEPIRSIPAGFRQGIEPIRSIPAGFRQGTEPMRSIPAGFRQGTEPMRSIPEGFRQGTEPVGSIPAGFRQGTKPILTIPEGFRQGTERSTSGLQTKTVACKGEVINGNCYEFNPTLLAFQDAQALCRALAPNAELASVTTGDLHSRLVSLVTKGGKSNPVLTWLGGTVKNQQASWLDGSEWSYSDWMPGHPNIHTDKPVCVEMFKMDESWWTAADCELTRASICSYQITA, translated from the exons GCCTCCAAGCTGCCCCAATTGTAGTCCCCAGAGGTTTGCAGAAGACATCTTCAACCTACCAGCTCCCCGATGGCTTTCGACAGGGCACTGAACACTCTGACATCCGTGAACCGGTTCCTGGCGGCTTCCGACAGGGTACCGAGCCCTCCAGGAGATTCATTGTTGACCTCAACACCGGCGAGGTGCAGGAACACATCagtgagatggagagaagacACTGGCTGACAAATGAGG TCCCTGAAGATGTTCCAGTCCAGAAGAATGGTGGTGGTTGGGTCCGAGTGGAGGAACCCTCTGTTCCCCAGCTCCCAGAAG GTTTCAGACAGGGAACCGAACCCATTAGTTCTATCCCAGATGGTTTCAGACAGGGAACCAAACCCATGGGGTCTATCCCAGCTGGTTTCAGACAGGGAACCGAACCCATGAGGTCCATCCCAGATGGTTTCAGACAGGGAACCGAACCCATGGGGTCTATCCCAGCTGGTTTCAGACAAGGGACTGAACCTGTTCATAAGGTCCCAGAGGGTTTTAGGCAGGGAACAGAAGCATCTTTTCACATCGCAGACGGCTTTAGGCAGGGAACCGAGCCCATGGGGTCTATCCCAGCTGGTTTCAGGCAGGGAACAGAACCCATCAGGTCTATCCCAGCTGGTTTCAGGCAGGGAATCGAACCCATCAGGTCTATCCCAGCTGGTTTCAGACAGGGAACCGAACCCATGAGGTCTATCCCAGCTGGTTTCAGACAGGGAACCGAACCCATGAGGTCTATCCCAGAGGGTTTCAGACAGGGAACCGAACCCGTGGGGTCTATTCCAGCTGGTTTCAGACAGGGAACCAAGCCCATTCTTACAATCCCAGAGGGCTTTAGACAGGGAACTGAACGCTCCACCTCTGGGCTCCAGACCAAGACGGTGGCATGTAAGGGGGAGGTCATCAACGGAAACTGCTATGAGTTCAACCCCACGTTGCTGGCCTTCCAAGATGCACAG GCCTTATGCAGAGCTCTCGCCCCAAATGCTGAGCTTGCATCTGTAACCACTGGCGATCTGCATTCCCGTCTGGTCTCCCTGGTAACCAAGGGAGGCAAAAGCAACCCCGTGTTGACCTGGCTTGGAGGCACGGTCAAG AACCAGCAGGCGTCCTGGCTGGACGGGTCAGAGTGGAGTTATAGCGACTGGATGCCGGGTCACCCCAACATTCACACTGATAAACCCGTCTGTGTGGAGATGTTCAAGATGG ATGAGAGCTGGTGGACGGCCGCCGACTGTGAACTGACGAGAGCGTCCATCTGTTCTTACCAGATCActgcatga